From a region of the Triticum aestivum cultivar Chinese Spring chromosome 7D, IWGSC CS RefSeq v2.1, whole genome shotgun sequence genome:
- the LOC123166134 gene encoding probable serine/threonine-protein kinase PBL7 — protein sequence MASRLASCFPCLSTRKKEVPPSPPAYPRSRNPSAPQTFSFEEIAAATSNFSDDCPVVGLEGLYKGYLKSINQVVAIRLQPVIDPNASADQEIMEFLGHVLKISALRHPNLLSLIGFCAVGDHRILVHEYMPLGSLEDHLHDPSPGKSPLDWNTRMTIAAGVARGLKYLHDKGFVYPCMRSRDIFLGDGYHPKLSQYGLAEHDRLAAQLAKGWNVRFPRDITFAETWMVGKPLPESNVYGFGVVLLEMITGRRAFNDDQDAVGDRHLVQWAQPFLANVRQFELCRMADPALQGRYPSFDLRKAVAYAGLCIQERPDMRARIDTVVKVLSHLANDVDRPESSHHAAPN from the exons ATGGCTTCCAGACTCGCTAGCTGCTTCCCCTGCCTGAGCACGAGGAAGAAGGAAGTCCCCCCATCTCCTCCGGCCTATCCACGCAGCCGCAACCCTTCTGCGCCACAAACTTTCTCCTTCGAGGAGATCGCGGCGGCGACAAGTAACTTCAGCGATGACTGTCCCGTTGTTGGTTTGGAGGGTCTTTACAAAGGCTACCTCAAGAGCATCAACCAG GTCGTTGCTATAAGGCTGCAGCCTGTTATTGATCCTAATGCATCAGCAGATCAAGAGATCATGGAGTTTCTTGGCCATGTCCTAAAGATCAGCGCGCTGCGCCACCCGAACCTCCTGAGTCTGATAGGCTTCTGCGCGGTCGGTGATCACAGGATCTTGGTTCACGAGTACATGCCATTGGGTTCTCTGGAAGATCACCTCCACG ATCCATCTCCGGGCAAATCACCGCTGGACTGGAACACAAGGATGACCATTGCCGCCGGCGTGGCCAGAGGGTTGAAGTATCTGCACGATAAAGGTTTCGTCTACCCATGCATGAGAAGCCGGGACATCTTTCTCGGAGACGGCTACCACCCAAAGCTGTCCCAATATGGACTGGCGGAGCATGACCGGCTAGCTGCTCAGCTTGCCAAGGGCTGGAATGTTCGTTTCCCCAGAGATATTACTTTTGCCGAGACCTGGATGGTCGGGAAGCCGCTCCCGGAGTCGAATGTTTACGGCTTTGGCGTGGTGCTGCTGGAGATGATCACAGGGCGGAGGGCCTTCAACGACGACCAGGATGCCGTGGGAGATCGACACCTTGTCCAATGG GCCCAGCCATTCCTGGCGAACGTGCGCCAGTTCGAACTCTGCCGGATGGCAGACCCAGCGCTGCAGGGCCGATATCCGTCCTTCGACTTGCGGAAGGCCGTGGCATATGCTGGGCTGTGCATCCAAGAACGGCCCGATATGAGAGCGCGCATCGACACCGTAGTCAAGGTTCTGTCTCACCTCGCCAATGATGTTGATCGACCTGAATCATCACACCACGCGGCTCCTAATTAA